AGACAAATTTCatatgttctttttttttttctttcatgtttttacAAATTATAGATTTTTCTTCACTGAAACATAATTTCTCTTTGATCCTCAAACAAAACCAGAACCCGAGAAACCATAGAAGAAGCCATGCCAGCTATCTTGAGCGAACTGGTTCTTCATCTATGGTCTCCAACAATGGCTTCCTTGACCTTGACATGGACATCCGATGCCTAAACTCCGGCGTTGAAACTTCTTCTATACCTTCCAAGCTCAGCCTAGGCACCGCCACTGCGTCCTCCGTAGTATCTGGTCGGACCCTAACTTTCCCGGCAGAAACTCGCTTCACTGCAGAGTTGGCCTTCATGAACAGAGCACCCAGGTCACTTGCTGTAACCACAGAGTTCTTTCTATTCATTGGAAACATAACGTACACATTTGCCTTTTGAAGGTCATCGTCTGCATTGAGAACGCAAAGTCTACGGCCAATTTTCAGGGACTTGGAGTTAACGATGAAGAAGTTTGGTGTCTCCATCATGAGTTCAGCGGCTTTGGTGGGTTGGTGGATATGCCGGATTTCACCTGATGGGAAGATCACTTTTGTTGATTTCGAGTTCTTGAGTAATAATGGATTTGATAGCTTGCAAGAGACGTGGTTTCCCATGATGAAGAAAGAAGATCGGCGAATCAAGAACTTCAAGCTCTGTCTTCGATATTATTCCCCGAGCAGGCAAAGACTGAATGTGATACTTGCAGAGAGGAAGAGCGAGATTGAGATggacgaagaagaagaagaaaatgggGGAAGATGGGTGAGCTGCAAAGGATGTTTTGACATGTTTATATATAGGCAAAGGTGGCTAAAACGACGATGTTGGGATGGCAGATTCGGACATTTGTGTTGGGCAACGCGTTAATGTAAAaaagattctttttttttttttttggataagGGATTAATCATGTTTGGTTGACAGTAATCCATCATCTACGGCTAAAATACATGATGGGGGTGGTTGTGTTGAGAGCCTTGAGCCTTGATTATTAAGGGAAATTGGAAGACTATCACGCAATTAGAAGCGTAATTAAACTAGCAAAAAAATTCAGTATTTCTACAAGGAAATAAATCATCAGTTGACTATGATAAATACAGAAAGAAATAAACTATATCAATTGACGGTTATATTTTCACGAGATTTCCCTAGTCAAGAACAATTTCAGCATATCAAGGAGTGAAACTGGgaacaaatatttttatgtctgaAAAAAATAGTTTAGAATTATCAAGTTATGTTGTTAATGTTAGTAACTTGACATGGAAAAAAATGGGCTGTGAGGAACAGaggtaattaaataataaaaagtgaggatttgcttaaagacttagatattattattaatgaatagTATAAGTAATATGTGAGCAACAAGTAAGTTTAAATGTCGGTGTGGGCGTTGGTTAACCGAGTTTTATACACTTTTCCACGCTAAAACGCAAGCTCATCAACAACGTGCCAGGCCGCTACTGCATCACCTTCATCATTTGACTCATTTCCCACACCCACCATTACTGTTATCTCACTTTCCAGTTTCCTCCATAGACGTTCTCTGCCACCCCCTCACACATATACCAATAAGATTAATCTAATTGAATTACGTGATGCTGGTAATGCTATGCTAGCTGTTGGTGTATTATTCTTACTTGGCTTGGCTTGGCTGCACTCGTTTTGGCAGAGAGGATCGCACTCATTTCACGCCGTACTTCATCATTGTACCATTATTTTAGTTTCGCAGATTCCGTGGAGCTTCTGCCACACACACATCGCATAACCAGTGTTAGATCTGTTCAATTATCGTATGGAATTTGTTGGTTTAGGGTTTAATTATTGTTTGTTTTTTGTCATTTGCATTTGGGTTCTTTTTATAATTCTCGTTTTTTATGTGTATATTTTGCTTTTCTTCCAaggaaaatttattttgatgcTCATTATTATTGCTTTGACAGCAATCACAAGGCCATGATAAGCAGGCGAGCTGTAAAGACTGCGGACATATTGGTATGGAGGAAACCAGAAAAATATGGTTACCATCACACtccatattattataaattaaattcatgGTTCCAAAGGCAAGTTAGCGTTGATGATTGGTAGCTAGGCTAAGCTACAATTCAacaccaaaattaaaaatagtaagtCAATTATTCGTTATTATTCTCATAAAAGCAacccatttttttaattaatgttttataCTCTTTATATTATAAAGTAAATCATTGCATTCATTTGGTAGGATTTTTTTCCCCCTCATACGAAAGGAATATCATTAGACATTCAAACCATCATTTAGAAGAATTTATTTTcaacataaataaattaaatttagaatcTGTTTATATCAAAATTCACTGGAAGTTATAATACCAAGCCCAATCATATAGAGTGATTTCCACTATACAAATACGCCTATGTGCCTATCCTGGATAAAAACAAATTATCCCAGCAGCTGCATCTTCTGTGCCACAGGATTTACAAGGaaataatttagaataaaaaaatattactccAAATATTATTtacgaatttaaattttttaggactaaaaaaagttaaaatttatgttaattaacttttgatatttttaatgaatataCTTATTAGCAATTTGGCATAACTATGTTGGATCATATATAAGGTATAGATAGCTACCATCGTGGGAGAAGCACACCGTCGGAAAGGATAATGTTACTGTCAAAAGTGTTGTATATAGAGAAATATACAACAAATTTATTGCACACTGTACAAGTAACTACTGCATCCTCAAGATGCAACACTTATTAACCTGCCAGTATTACCATTCATTCCCCCATTTTATAATTGTTTCATTAGGGATTTGGACCTGCAATTATTATCAATCTCACCTCCATTATCCATTCAACAGACAGGGCATCCGGCTCTCCCTAGGCTCGTGGAAACTTCTTCTAAGGTTTCTATGACAGCAGAAAATGAAGGGCTTGATTGAGGATCTTTGCTTGTGCAACGCTCTATCAGCCTGTAAATAGTACCGTGCATTTCAATTTTCCCCATATAAGTTTGTTATATTCCTTACAGCAAAGAGCCTGACACCAACTAAATATCAAACTAACACCAAATATATAAATCAATCACCTCATTTCACCCTGTTGCTTTTATCAGGGTATGCAAGTGCACAAACATAAGTTATGATACGAAGACTTAGAGATGACCGATATTTCCGAGGGTAGAATGATGGGAAGAAAACAATTTAAGCTCTTATCTTTTTCCACCAAATGAAGTATAATTAGTAAAGtgaaatttgatatgaaaaatgAGATTCACTTACTGTTGAATTCTTTTAGGACAACGGCTGATCTGAAacttcggttcaaaatcgacaGATTTGAGATTTATGAAGTCAAAGTTCATGTCGCTCAGGTGCCTTCCCTCTAACATCTGTAAAgtattcatatttattaaataggTTCAACAAGGATCAGCTTAATGAAATTCTTAAAACCTACATACTGGTAATGGTATTATAAACTAACACAAGGAAAGAAGAAACTGAAAAAGGGAAACAAAAATCTGTCCTATCCTATTATTTCTCCATTTTCTCGGCAGATAAGTAGAATGGCATaataatcatttaatttataaagatTCTAAAGTATCATCTCTATCTTCTTGATTTATTGCTCATTTTCAATATTTTAGAACACAAAAATCTTATCAATTAGCAAGTTACAATTCTCAGCAGTTCTCTAGATATCAATGGAACAGCATGCACAATTGTTGAGAATTTGGGTCTCAAGATATAGCTTCCGGTTACCAATATCAATAAGTGTCATTAGATGAGGAGTCATCAAGTTGCAAGGTCTTCGGATCGTTTCGCAACAAAATAGGACTCAGATTAACTACTATTTTCATTGTCAAAATCAATCTATGTTTCTCTTACGAGATTTGTATGATTTTGAAGTACATGTATCTTATTAAGTTAAGATGAAATTTCCTCATTGCTGGAGTAGGCAGATTGTGCGAATAGAATTGTTCGAAAAAAAAAGGAGTTTATGAACAGAATTGATCATCTTCAGAACTATAAAATGATGACCAACTTATCTAAatatgtacctgataaaatatGAATCCAAATCTGCAAATATCTTTCTTGGTGACATTTGATTGATAAATGCTGGTACCACTGGGATCATCCATTTTTTGGCCTTCAAAAAGCAAAAGGATTCTTAAGATGCAGTAACACTATTAAATGTGTGGCAAACAACAAACAACTAGATGGTGATAACATACATGTGTCTTGATTAGGATGAATTTGCTCATAGAACATTTGAACCCAATATTCACCAATCTTCAAGTGGTCACCTTCATCCTGTAACAAGTTTCTGCCTCCAAAAAGAAGAGGCCCACAAATCATTTTTGTTTACACAAAACTGCGATGGTTTGTAATGATTATTTTTGGTTGTTGATTGCTTCCCATCcttaaataaatgataatacCTGTCCAACTTTATATATCATGTACAGAGTTTCACATAAAGTAATCACCATGTAACCCTGTTATATTCCCACCGGGGAGAAAGGACATAACCATAAATCTCTACCCACTAAAACAAAGGAGAAGAGACAATAACTTTGTCTCTACATTGTGCCTAGAGATACAACGCCACTTGAGTATGCTATAAcctctaatttaattttcagtAGAGGAATCATATAATGTGATTCAAGCCTCCTGTTAATGTTGCCATCCAATGCAACACACAAATAGGGGGAATATATGACTTTTAACTTATTTATCACATCATCACTATAAGCATGAATCCAAGCCCCATAAAGTAAATAAGTATGGATTCACAGTTTCCAACTACCATTTTTTTAAATCGTTCTACCAGTGCTGCAATGAGGTCGCCTGCACATCCAATTAATACATCTTGCCACCATAGCTTGTTTATTAAGTCAATAATTAGGAGAAGCAAAGAAGCTAACCTGGGATCCAAATGATTGTGCACTATGGGTAAGGGCTTGTGCTCATGAAGATAATTCATTCCCCTGTCAATTATCTTAGGACATTAAACAAATCCATATTTGGTCTCTAAACCCCAAAAAGATAAGCAAAAAAGGGAAAACGAAGTTAATAATTCAGATAACTTGAAATCGCAGAACGTCATGACATGTGATATATATGGAAGATGGGCCATAAGGAATTTGTTTTCTGTGGAAAGCCTAATCCATGTATTATTTACATTTAAAGAATATCACTAATTAATGTAGCTGAAGATAATTTTTTGCCAATGGAGATGACAAGATGGACCCCTACAAAATGGAAAGGAACAACTTTATGAGGGAATGTCGTTGGCTAAATTATTAGCTGTCAAATCTATGTGTGATCATAATTATATGACTCCAGTGAGAAAATTCTCTGAGAGTAAACAAGTCAGACAGTGAGGTACAACatgataaaaagaaaatgaaacttGGTTTAAGAGAATTTTAGACCATAAAGCGCCTACTAAAGAGATAAACATCTCTTCACTTATGCcttatttctctctttttcttgtgTTGCATTTCCTTTGTGCCAACAAGAATTGATAGGATGAAAATAATATGCTTGTTCAACAAAAGAAAGCAGAGATAGAAAATTTGGGAGGCATGAATtggtttaaaaaattttaacactgTCAAGCAACCTCTACAACATGAATGCAGAGCAACAAAACAAATTACCTAGCAATGTCAAGTGCATAACGAAGAGCAGTAGGTAGGTCAAGTCGACCTT
This is a stretch of genomic DNA from Manihot esculenta cultivar AM560-2 chromosome 2, M.esculenta_v8, whole genome shotgun sequence. It encodes these proteins:
- the LOC110609907 gene encoding uncharacterized protein LOC110609907, which produces MGNHVSCKLSNPLLLKNSKSTKVIFPSGEIRHIHQPTKAAELMMETPNFFIVNSKSLKIGRRLCVLNADDDLQKANVYVMFPMNRKNSVVTASDLGALFMKANSAVKRVSAGKVRVRPDTTEDAVAVPRLSLEGIEEVSTPEFRHRMSMSRSRKPLLETIDEEPVRSR